The sequence below is a genomic window from Streptomyces sudanensis.
AGACCACCGGGGACACCGCGTGCAGCGCCTCGGCCAGGCCCCTGCGGCGCAGCAGCTCGCCCTTCTCCCGCGCGTCGGCCGCCAGCCCCGGACCGACCCGCCGCCAGGTGTCCGAGAAGAACGCCCGGTCGCAGTCCTCGAACAGGCGCCGCAGCCACGACCGGACCCCGCTCGGGTCGTCCAGCAGCCGGCGGGTGAACTCCAGCTGCCGGGGCCCCCGGTTGGCGGCCAGCTCCAGTGCGCGGGCGGGCCGCACCGGCGCCCCCTCCATGTAGGAGGAGCAGGTGAACTCCAGTGCCGCCCCGACGAACCGCTCCTCGTCCAGCCGGTCCAGCAGGTCCAGCTCCTCCGCGAGCGTCGCCCCCGGCCGGCCGTCCCCGCCCGGCAGCCCCGCGTACGGCTGGAACACGTCCGACATCGTCGCCGTCCACAGGAAGTTCGCCTCGTGGAGCCGGTCGGCCAGGTCGGGCTTGAGGCCCGCGGCCGTGGCCGTCGCCCACCCATGCAGCCCCGGGTGGTGCTCCGGCTCGGCCAGCGCGTGCAGGGCCATGCCCAGCTCGGCGAGGGGAGAGATCGCGAAGCCGATCCGCTCGGGCGGCAGGCCGGTGATGTCTATCGTCACGCTCACCTCCCCATGGTGCGGTGTGCCGGACGGAGCGGGCGGTCGCTTGACGAGCCTCGTCAATCGACGCGCCCCCGCCGCCGCGGCCACCGCAGCCTGGTTCCATGAACGCGATCCAGCAGCACCTCCTCGACTCCTACCGTGCCGTCCGGCACGACCTGCCCGCCCCGCCCCCGCCGGGCACCACGCCCCTGCGGGACCTCCTCCGCCGCCCCGGTACCGCCCCGCCGCCCGGACGGCCGCCGCTCACCCCTCCCGTACCACCCGGCGCACCGACTCCATGAACACCGCCACCGCCTCCCGCACGTCGTCCGCCGTCCACTCCAGGCCCGGCGCCGTGACCGTCACCTCGGTCATCGCCACACCGGGCGGACCGCCCGCCCGCCCCTCGGACCAGCGCCGGAAGAGGACCGTCCCCGTCTCCTCGGCCTGGCGGACGGCCGCCTCCGTCAGGACCTCCGGCGCGTACGGGAGCCACACCTGGAACTCGTGGGTGTGCGGCACCTCCGGGTGCACCCGGAACCACACCGCCCCCGCCGCCTCGAAGCCCTCCCGCAGCGCGGCCGCCACGACCCGCGCCCGCGCCGCGTACGACGGCAGCCTCGGCAGCTCCCGCTCCAGACCCAGCAGGGCCGCCAGCGCCGCCGGATGCTGCTGGAACACGCCGCCCCCGTACCGGTGGCGCCACGCCCGCGCCTCCTCCGCGAACGACTCCGGCCCCACCAGCGCCGCCCCGGACAGCCCGCCCAGCGACTTGTAGAAGGACACGTACACGCTGTCCGCCAGGCCCGCGATCTCCGGCAGGCCCCGACCGAAGTGCGCCGTCGTCTCCCACAGCCGCGCGCCGTCGAAGTGCACCACCGCGTCCCGCTCCCGGGCGGCCTCCACCACCTCCTCCAGTTCCTCCCACGCCGGCAGCACGAACCCCGCGTCGCGCAGCGGCAGCTCCAGCATCAGCGTCCCGAACGGGTCCTCCACCGCCCGCACCTCGTCCGCGGTCGGCAGCCGGCCGGCGCGCGTCGGGTGGACCGTCCGCAGCCCGGTCACCGCCCCCAAGGCGCCCCGCTCGTGCACCTCCGGATGGGCCAGCGGGTGGAGCGCCACGACCCGGTTGCCGGTGCGCCCCGCCCAGCACCGCAGCGCCACCTGCTGCGCCATCGTCCCCGTGGGGAAGAACACCGCCGCCGGGAACCCGAGCAGCTCCGCCACCCGCCGCTCCAGGTGCTCGACGACGCCGTCCCCGTACAGGTCGACGCCCGCGTCCAGGTCGTACACCGACGGCCCCTCCGCGGCCAGTACCGCGAGCCACTCGCCCGGTGTCGCCTCCGCCGGCGACCGGTGCAGCAGCCGCCCGGCCGCCCGCCACGCCGCGATCCGGCGCCGCCGCTGCGCGGCCTCCCCGTCCCGGTCCTCCGTCTCCTCCCCGTCCCGGTCCTCCTCCCCGTCGTCCCGTCCGCCCCCGCTCCGGCCCTCACGCCGCCGCGCGGCCCGCCCGTCCCGGTCCTCACCGTCCCGGTCCCTCACCCCTTCCCCGTACGTCGCGCCCTCCGGCGCCTCCGGCCGCTCCGCCGCGGCCCCGTCCGCTCGTCCGAGGGGGCCGCCGTCATCCATCGCATCATTCATGCCGGGATCATGCCCCCACGTCGTCCACAGGCGCGTGGGTTTGTCAGACCGGTCCGGGGACCCTGTGGACGGTGCGGAAGCGGCCGTGGGGCGCTGGCGTAGCATGGCGGGAAATCGTCCGGTACCCACCGAGGACTGGAACGGAAGGCCGTCGCCACGTGAATCCACCAGCAGAGCCCCGCCCCGCCAGGCTCACCGTAGGCGTCGTGGGCGCGGGCCGGGTCGGACCCGCCCTGGCCGCGTCCCTCCGGCTCGCCGGACACCGCCCGGTCGCCGTCTCCGGTGTGTCCGACGCGTCCCGTCGGCGCGCCGCCGAGTTGCTGCCCGACGTGCCCGTCGTCCCGCCCGCGCAGGTACTGGAGCGGGCCGAGCTGGTCCTGCTGACCGTCCCCGACGACGCCCTGCCCGGGCTGGTCGAGGGGCTCGCGCGGACCGGTGCGGTGCGGCCCGGTCAGCTCCTGGTGCACGCCTCCGGCCGGTACGGCACCGGTGTGCTCGACCCCGCCCGCCGGGTCGGCGCCCTGCCGCTCGCCCTGCACCCCGCCATGACGTTCACCGGCACCGCCGTCGACGTCCAGCGGCTCGCCGGATGCTCCTTCGGGGTGACCGCGCCCGACGAGCTGCGCCTGGCCGCCGAGGCCCTCGTCATCGAGATGGGCGGCGAGCCCGAGTGGATCGCCGAGGAGGCCCGCCCCCTCTACCACGCGGCCCTCGCGCTGGGCGCCAACCACCTCGTCACCCTGGTGGCGCAGTCGATGGAGCTGCTCCGCAGGGCCGGGGTGGGCGCGCCCGACCGGATGCTCGGCCCGCTCCTCGGCGCCGCCCTGGACAACGCGCTGCGGTCCGGCGACGCCGCCCTGACCGGGCCCGTCGCACGCGGTGACGCAGGTACGGTCGCCGCGCACGTCGCGGAGCTGCGCAAGCACGCCCCGGCCACGGTCGCCGGCTACCTGGCGATGGCCCGCTCGACCGCGGACCGGGCCCTCGCGCACGGCCTGCTCAAGCCCGAACTCGCGGAGGACCTGCTGGGTGTCCTCGCCGCGGGACCCGCCGGCGAAGGACGCCCCGACGACCGGGGCCCGGAAGGAGACACCGGCCGATGAGCCCGACGCCGCACGCCGCCGGGACGCCCGGCGAGGCCCCGGGCGCACGCCCCGGTGTCACGCTCGTCCACACCCGTGAGGCACTGGACCGGTTCATGGAGCAGGCCCGGACCCGGTCCGCCCCGGACGCCACCCGGCCCCCGGGCAGCACACCCGCCCNNNAACACCCCGACACCACGGCCATCCCGCCCGCCATATCCCCCACGGACGCCACAGTTCCCACGGACGCCGCAGTCCCCACGGACGCCGCAGTTCCCACGGACATCGCATCCCCCACGGACGGTNCAGCCGCCCCGCGCCCCCCGCGGCCGCCTCCGCCCGGGGAGAGCGGGCGGAGCCGGCCGCGGGGGGCGGGGCGGCTGCGGCGTCCGTGGNNNNGCCCGCCCCCGCCCCCCGGGTCGCCGTCGTCATGACCATGGGCGCGCTCCACGAGGGCCACGCCGCGCTGGTGCGGGCCGCGCGGCGTGGCNNNNNGGGCGGGAGGGCTCCGTCGTCGTCACCGTCTTCGTCAACCCGCTGCAGTTCGGGCCGGGGGAGGACCTCGACCGCTACCCCCGCACCCTCGACTCCGACGTGCGGATCGCCGGGGAGGCCGGCGCCGACGCCGTGTTCGCGCCCTCCGTGGAGGAGGTGTACCCCGGGGGCGAGCCGCAGGTGCGCGTCTCCGCCGGCCCCATGGGGCGGCGGCTGGAGGGCGCGTCCCGGCCCGGCCACTTCGACGGCATGCTGACGGTCGTGGCCAAGCTGCTCCACCTCACCCGCCCCGACCTGGCGTTCTTCGGCCAGAAGGACGCCCAGCAGCTGGCCCTGATCCGGCGCATGGCGCACGACCTGGCGTTTCGCGTGGAGATCGTCGGCGTGCCCACCGTCCGGGAGCCCGACGGCCTGGCCCTGTCCAGCCGCAACCGCTACCTGTCGGCCCGGGAGCGCCGTACCGCGCTCGCCCTGTCCGCCGCGCTGTTCGCCGCCCGGGACCGGCTCGCCGCCCAGCAGGCGCTGCGTGCGCGCGCCGCGACCCTGCCGGCGCCGCCCAGCCGCGCCGAGGCCCTGTCCCGGATCGGCGAGTCCCGCGCGGCGGCCGACGCGCACGCCGTCGCCCAGGCGGCCCAGCACGGCACGGGCGGCGGTGCCGACGCGGTCCGCGCCGCCGCCCGCGCCGTACTGGACGAGGCCGCGAAGGCGGAGCCGCCGCTCGACCTCGACTACCTCGCCCTCGTGGACCCGGCCGACTTCACCGAGGTCCCCGACGACCACACCGGGGACGCGCTCCTCCTCGTCGCCGCCAAGGTCGGCACCACCCGGCTGATCGACAACCTGCCCCTGACCTTCGGAGTCCCCGCATGACCGGCATACGACTGCAGGCCCCGGCACCCGGCTGGGCCATCGACGCCGACGTGGTCGTCGTGGGCTCCGGCGTCGCCGGCCTGACCGCGGCCCTGCGCTGCACGGCGGCCGGGCTCCGCACGGTCGTCGTGACCAAGGCCCGCCTCGACGACGGTTCGACCCGCTGGGCGCAGGGCGGCATCGCCGCCGCGCTCGGCGACGGCGACACCCCCGAGCAGCACATGGAGGACACCCTCGTCGCGGGCGCCGGCCTGTGCGACGAGGCGGCGGTCCGCGCGCTGGTCACGGAGGGCCCCGACGCGGTGCGCCGCCTCATCGCCACTGGGGCCCGGTTCGACACGGACGCGTCCGGCACCATCGAGCTGACCCGCGAGGGCGGCCACCACCGCCGCCGCATCGCGCACGCGGGCGGGGACGCGACGGGCGCCGAGATCTCCCGGGCCCTCGTCGACGCGGTCCGCGAGCGGGCCGTCCGCACCATCGAGAACGCGCTCGTCCTCGACCTCCTCACCGACGCCGACGGCCGCGCGGCGGGCGTGACCCTGCACGTCATGGGCGAGGGCCGGCACGACGGCGTCGGCGCCGTCCACGCCCCGGCGGTCGTCCTCGCGACCGGCGGCATGGGCCAGGTCTTCTCCGCCACCACCAACCCGGCGGTCTCCACCGGCGACGGCGTCGCGCTCGCGCTGCGCGCCGGCGCCGAGGTCGCCGACCTGGAGTTCGTCCAGTTCCACCCCACCGTCCTGTTCCTCGGCCCGGAGGCGCAGGGCCAGCAGCCGCTGGTCTCCGAGGCGGTACGGGGCGAGGGCGCCCACCTGGTCGACGCGGACGGCGTCCGGTTCATGGTCGGGCAGCACGAGCTCGCCGAGCTGGCCCCGCGCGACATCGTCGCCAAGGGCATCATGCGGCGGATGCGCGAGCAGGGCGCCGCCCACATGTACCTCGACGCCCGCCACTTCGGCGCCGCGATGTGGGCGTCCCGCTTCCCCACGATCCTCGCCGCGTGCCGCAGGCACGGCTTCGACCCGGTGACGGAGCCCGTCCCGGTCGCCCCCGCCGCCCACTACGCCTCC
It includes:
- a CDS encoding DUF5937 family protein encodes the protein MTIDITGLPPERIGFAISPLAELGMALHALAEPEHHPGLHGWATATAAGLKPDLADRLHEANFLWTATMSDVFQPYAGLPGGDGRPGATLAEELDLLDRLDEERFVGAALEFTCSSYMEGAPVRPARALELAANRGPRQLEFTRRLLDDPSGVRSWLRRLFEDCDRAFFSDTWRRVGPGLAADAREKGELLRRRGLAEALHAVSPVVSVEEEGARRRIHVDKMAHGRTTAVDPEVGAGVVFVPTGFGWPHLMVLHAPGWRPVVQYPVGAPSVPGPAPVELLQRRMDALAHPMRMRLCRQLARGSYTTSELADTYGITSPEVSRHLSALKKAGLVTVRRRGRYVLHQLDVAAVARIGSDFLETVLR
- a CDS encoding threonine aldolase family protein, which produces MNDAMDDGGPLGRADGAAAERPEAPEGATYGEGVRDRDGEDRDGRAARRREGRSGGGRDDGEEDRDGEETEDRDGEAAQRRRRIAAWRAAGRLLHRSPAEATPGEWLAVLAAEGPSVYDLDAGVDLYGDGVVEHLERRVAELLGFPAAVFFPTGTMAQQVALRCWAGRTGNRVVALHPLAHPEVHERGALGAVTGLRTVHPTRAGRLPTADEVRAVEDPFGTLMLELPLRDAGFVLPAWEELEEVVEAARERDAVVHFDGARLWETTAHFGRGLPEIAGLADSVYVSFYKSLGGLSGAALVGPESFAEEARAWRHRYGGGVFQQHPAALAALLGLERELPRLPSYAARARVVAAALREGFEAAGAVWFRVHPEVPHTHEFQVWLPYAPEVLTEAAVRQAEETGTVLFRRWSEGRAGGPPGVAMTEVTVTAPGLEWTADDVREAVAVFMESVRRVVREG
- a CDS encoding Rossmann-like and DUF2520 domain-containing protein; the protein is MNPPAEPRPARLTVGVVGAGRVGPALAASLRLAGHRPVAVSGVSDASRRRAAELLPDVPVVPPAQVLERAELVLLTVPDDALPGLVEGLARTGAVRPGQLLVHASGRYGTGVLDPARRVGALPLALHPAMTFTGTAVDVQRLAGCSFGVTAPDELRLAAEALVIEMGGEPEWIAEEARPLYHAALALGANHLVTLVAQSMELLRRAGVGAPDRMLGPLLGAALDNALRSGDAALTGPVARGDAGTVAAHVAELRKHAPATVAGYLAMARSTADRALAHGLLKPELAEDLLGVLAAGPAGEGRPDDRGPEGDTGR
- a CDS encoding L-aspartate oxidase, with product MTGIRLQAPAPGWAIDADVVVVGSGVAGLTAALRCTAAGLRTVVVTKARLDDGSTRWAQGGIAAALGDGDTPEQHMEDTLVAGAGLCDEAAVRALVTEGPDAVRRLIATGARFDTDASGTIELTREGGHHRRRIAHAGGDATGAEISRALVDAVRERAVRTIENALVLDLLTDADGRAAGVTLHVMGEGRHDGVGAVHAPAVVLATGGMGQVFSATTNPAVSTGDGVALALRAGAEVADLEFVQFHPTVLFLGPEAQGQQPLVSEAVRGEGAHLVDADGVRFMVGQHELAELAPRDIVAKGIMRRMREQGAAHMYLDARHFGAAMWASRFPTILAACRRHGFDPVTEPVPVAPAAHYASGGVRTDLSGRTTVPGLYACGEVACTGVHGANRLASNSLLEGLVFAERIAEDIARGAARGTGAAAPAPHPAPRALPLLDPAARTRVQHVMTLGAGVLRSAASLAEAAERLDAVHAEALGADGRGAAGPGVEAWETTNLLCVARVLVAAARSREETRGCHWREDRPDRDDPAWRRHLVVRLRPDRSLDVRTTATHDFPPTIHPAEQAAVPREQYA